In the Helianthus annuus cultivar XRQ/B chromosome 11, HanXRQr2.0-SUNRISE, whole genome shotgun sequence genome, one interval contains:
- the LOC110912609 gene encoding secoisolariciresinol dehydrogenase, with protein sequence MQALRQIGQISSSKYIGIISRYLRIALYSTADMHCPSPSIGITVKKSCAWGPFKHSITAFWRGDKSNTSPRLRAILSNRRIQWLVGKVALITGAASGIGECTAKLFAKHGATIVIADIQDELGQAVCDAIGSSNSIYVHCDVTKEEDVKNAIDTAITTYGKLDIMFNNAGIIDSNKPHIFDNEKADFERVLSVNVIGVFLGMKHAARVMVPVKTGSIISTASVASNIGGISTHAYRSAKHAVVGLTKNLAVELGQFGIRVNCLSPHGIATPFSTKKFKLEAGANVEEVVENVIHLTGNLKGVKLKTDDIANAALFLASDEAKYISGQNLFIDGGFSIVNPSLNNFNPTSLLFFFEQ encoded by the exons aTGCAGGCTTTACGGCAAATTGGGCAGATTTCGTCTTCTAAATACATAGGGATCATCAGCCGGTATTTGAGGATAGCCCTATACTCAACCGCCGACATGCATTGCCCCAGCCCCTCGATCGGGATAACAGTTAAAAAGTCTTGCGCATGGGGGCCTTTCAAGCACTCAATCACCGCCTTCTGGCGGGGAGACAAATCAAACACTTCTCCCAGACTCCGAGCGATTTTGTCAAATAGGAGAATTCAATG GTTGGTAGGAAAAGTTGCTTTGATAACAGGAGCAGCAAGCGGCATTGGAGAGTGTACTGCAAAACTCTTTGCTAAACATGGAGCCACAATTGTAATTGCAGATATCCAAGACGAGCTTGGTCAAGCGGTTTGTGATGCCATAGGCTCATCTAACTCGATATATGTCCATTGTGATGTAACCAAAGAAGAAGATGTCAAAAATGCTATAGATACTGCGATCACCACATACGGAAAACTTGACATCATGTTCAATAATGCAGGAATTATAGATTCCAACAAGCCACACATCTTTGATAATGAAAAGGCTGACTTCGAGCGTGTGCTTAGTGTTAATGTCATTGGTGTCTTTCTAGGCATGAAACATGCTGCTAGAGTTATGGTTCCCGTAAAAACAGGCTCAATAATCTCAACTGCGAGTGTTGCATCAAATATTGGTGGAATCTCGACACATGCGTATCGTAGTGCAAAACACGCTGTAGTCGGTTTGACCAAAAATTTGGCTGTAGAGCTTGGACAATTTGGAATTCGAGTTAACTGTTTGTCCCCTCATGGAATCGCGACACCATTTTCCACAAAAAAATTCAAGCTTGAAGCGGGCGCTAATGTAGAGGAGGTTGTAGAGAATGTGATACACTTGACAGGGAACCTCAAGGGTGTTAAATTGAAAACCGATGATATCGCCAATGCTGCTCTTTTTCTAGCGAGTGATGAGGCCAAGTACATTAGCGGACAAAACCTTTTTATTGATGGTGGGTTTAGCATTGTTAATCCATCACTCAATAATTTTAACCCAACAAGcttgttatttttttttgaacagtaA